One segment of Coffea arabica cultivar ET-39 chromosome 7c, Coffea Arabica ET-39 HiFi, whole genome shotgun sequence DNA contains the following:
- the LOC113698547 gene encoding probable auxin efflux carrier component 8, with product MVSLIDVYHVVEAIFPLYAAMILAYASVKWWKLFTADQCSGINKFVARFSIPLLSFQVISSNSPYKMNLKLVCADLLQKFLAFFVLTVIAKINSRGSLSWVITGLSLSTLPNTLILGIPLLRAMYGPEAAGFLAQIVVLQSLIWYNLLLLLFEINAARGVDATPPSTVTEELEAPEAASQKDEEEDEPNNSQGKKSKIALLLSTVGRKLISNPNTHGTLAGLVWACIHFRWGLQLPKIVDRSITVLSDGGLGMAMFSLGLFMASQTGILACGTRKALLAMAMRFVVGPVVMAGCSIAVGLRGRSFKVAIVQAALPQGIVPFVFAKEYHVHPDILSTGVLMGMLIATPIALAYYYLLALL from the exons ATGGTTTCCCTGATTGATGTCTATCACGTTGTGGAAGCCATATTCCCGCTATACGCAGCCATGATCTTGGCTTATGCCTCTGTAAAATGGTGGAAGCTCTTCACAGCGGATCAATGCTCAGGCATCAACAAGTTTGTCGCAAGATTCTCAATTCCATTGTTGTCATTTCAGGTCATCTCATCCAACAGCCCCTACAAGATGAATCTGAAGCTCGTATGTGCTGATCTCCTTCAAAAGTTTCTGGCCTTCTTTGTTTTGACTGTCATCGCCAAAATCAACTCCAGAGGAAGCCTGAGTTGGGTCATTACAGGTCTCTCGCTATCAACACTTCCCAATACCTTGATCCTGGGAATCCCACTGTTGAGAGCCATGTATGGACCTGAAGCAGCGGGGTTCCTTGCTCAGATAGTTGTGCTACAAAGCTTAATCTGGTACAACCTTTTACTGCTTTTGTTTGAGATCAATGCCGCGAGAGGAGTTGACGCCACTCCACCATCAACAGTTACAG AAGAGCTAGAGGCCCCAGAAGCAGCGTCACAAAAAGACGAAGAAGAGGATGAACCTAACAACAGCCAAGGAAAAAAGTCTAAGATTGCGCTCCTCCTCTCTACCGTCGGACGGAAGCTCATAAGCAATCCCAATACTCATGGAACTCTGGCCGGTCTTGTCTGGGCATGCATACACTTTAG GTGGGGACTACAGCTTCCAAAGATAGTTGACAGATCGATAACTGTTCTGTCGGACGGAGGACTGGGAATGGCAATGTTCAGCTTAG GTCTTTTCATGGCTTCACAGACGGGTATACTAGCATGCGGGACCCGAAAAGCTTTGTTAGCCATGGCAATGAGGTTTGTGGTGGGTCCAGTTGTGATGGCAGGATGCTCCATTGCTGTTGGATTGCGAGGAAGATCGTTTAAAGTAGCCATTGTACAG GCAGCGCTTCCTCAAGGAATCGTTCCGTTTGTGTTTGCCAAGGAGTATCACGTACATCCCGACATCCTCAGCACAGG GGTGTTAATGGGCATGCTAATAGCTACACCGATTGCATTGGCTTACTACTACCTATTAGCGTTGTTATGA
- the LOC113698847 gene encoding probable pectate lyase P59, with protein sequence MGEPVSKLVCVFLCAFTIVVVPTLITAQGSGSAEEEYWRIRAEEAWNHTLKAYEANPHTVIGAFNKQASDAVKEFLSEKNSTRRELRGKKWGGGCLATNPIDRCWRCQPNWADNRKRLADCVVGFGRGTTGGKNGAFYVVTDSSDDSILAPKPGTLRHAVIQKEPLWIIFERDMVIRLTQELIMQGDKTIDGRGVSVHIAYGAGITIQFVKNVIIHGLHIHDIHQGSGGLVRDSVDHFGIRTMSDGDGISIFGSSNVWIDHVSMWKCYDGLIDAVEASTAITISNSHFTDHNEVMLFGASDSQSKDAVMQITVAFNHFGKRLIQRMPRCRWGFIHVVNNDYTHWEMYAIGGSQHPIIISQGNRFIAPPDIFKKEVTKRDYAEEARWKEWTWRSEGDLFMNGAFFVQSGDPDFTKKHPEIFDGIAPADSSEVTWITRFAGALMCRPGSPC encoded by the exons ATGGGCGAACCGGTTTCCAAGTTGGTTTGTGTGTTCCTGTGTGCTTTTACAATAGTGGTGGTGCCAACCCTGATCACGGCTCAAGGCAGTGGCAGTGCGGAAGAGGAGTACTGGCGAATCCGAGCAGAGGAAGCCTGGAACCACACGCTCAAGGCTTATGAGGCTAATCCCCACACCGTTATTGGGGCCTTCAATAAGCAAGCTTCCGA CGCTGTGAAAGAATTCTTGAGCGAGAAGAACAGCACGAGGAGGGAACTGAGAGGGAAAAAGTGGGGAGGAGGCTGCTTGGCTACCAACCCAATCGACAGGTGCTGGAGATGCCAGCCAAATTGGGCCGACAACAGAAAGAGGCTGGCAGATTGTGTGGTGGGTTTTGGCCGCGGCACCACCGGGGGAAAGAATGGTGCATTCTACGTCGTCACAGACTCTTCCGATGACAGCATTCTGGCACCGAAACCCGGAACCCTTCGCCATGCAGTGATCCAAAAGGAGCCACTTTGGATCATATTCGAACGCGACATGGTAATCAGGCTCACGCAGGAGCTGATCATGCAGGGCGACAAGACCATTGATGGTCGTGGGGTGAGCGTCCACATTGCTTACGGCGCTGGAATCACCATTCAGTTCGTTAAGAACGTCATCATCCACGGTCTCCACATCCACGATATCCATCAGGGCAGCGGTGGCCTCGTCAGGGACTCGGTTGATCACTTCGGGATTAGGACCATGAGCGACGGAGATGGGATTTCCATCTTCGGATCCAGCAACGTTTGGATTGATCACGTGTCCATGTGGAAGTGCTACGACGGCCTCATTGATGCCGTCGAGGCATCCACCGCCATCACCATCTCAAACTCTCACTTCACCGATCACAATGAGGTGATGCTCTTCGGTGCCAGCGACAGTCAATCCAAAGATGCTGTCATGCAAATCACTGTTGCTTTTAACCATTTTGGTAAGAGGTTGATTCAAAGAATGCCTAGGTGCCGATGGGGATTCATTCACGTCGTCAACAACGATTATACTCACTGGGAAATGTATGCCATTGGTGGTAGCCAACATCCCATTATCATCAGCCAGGGTAACCGCTTCATTGCTCCTCCCGACATCTTCAAGAAGGAG GTGACAAAGAGGGATTATGCGGAGGAAGCGAGATGGAAGGAGTGGACGTGGAGATCAGAGGGAGATCTTTTCATGAACGGAGCATTCTTTGTTCAATCTGGAGATCCAGATTTTACCAAGAAGCATCCTGAAATTTTCGACGGCATAGCTCCTGCGGATAGTTCAGAGGTGACTTGGATAACGAGGTTTGCTGGTGCCCTTATGTGCAGACCTGGAAGCCCGTGCTAG
- the LOC140010290 gene encoding uncharacterized protein, which translates to MCVDFTDLNKACPKDCYPLPRIDALVDSAMGHEILCFLDAFKGYHQIGMNEEDQEKTAFYTDQGVYCYTTMPFGLKNAGATYQRLINRLFKNQIGRNVEAYVDDILVKRLTTSAFLSDVREVFDVLRVSRMKLNPKKCVFGVTSGKFLGYLVFRRGIEINPDKVKAIQDMSQPRNLREVQRLNGRLAALNRFLSQSAEKALPFFKVLKKADQFAWTEECQAAFDKLKQYLHHLPTLASPRPEEKLYLYLSAADEAVSAVLIRDEGTQMPVYYVSRALREPETRYTQDRPAHSADIGASRGFRTPHQVGCQLGEYDLSYEPRTAIKAQVLADFLAELTFTESSESTSAVAEVSSSPSWTLYVDGSSNGDGSGTGLLLEGLQGEVCSYALRFDFPATNNEAEYEVLIAGLQLTRKLGAQWIHVRSDSQLVVCQVHGEYEAKDETMQRYLTKVHQLTALFQYFEIQKIPRSQNRRANALSRLISTSFSDLNKTVFVEVLTEPGYLEEVAYPVHSGDTWMSPFILFLGQGVLSENRAEASYISEVARYALRDGELYKRSYLDPWLRCVTPEEGRQILHEIHESLCGAHVDHRMLAKKTLLLGYFWPSVQQDAQDLVLGCPSCQVHAPEHH; encoded by the exons ATGTGTGTGGATTTCACCGACCTTAACAAAGCCTGCCCCAAAGATTGCTACCCTCTGCCGAGGATAGACGCCCTCGTCGACTCGGCCATGGGGCATGAGATCCTCTGCTTCCTAGACGCTTTCAAAGGGTATCATCAAATAGGAATGAATGAAGAGGACCAAGAGAAGACGGCGTTCTACACCGACCAAGGTGTTTATTGCTATACTACCATGCCGTTCGGGCTAAAGAACGCCGGGGCAACCTACCAAAGGCTGATCAACCGACTCTTCAAAAATCAGATCGGCCGCAACGTGGAGGCCTATGTGGACGACATTCTCGTCAAAAGATTAACCACTTCGGCCTTTCTATCGGATGTGAGGGAGGTTTTTGACGTCCTGCGGGTCTCAAGGATGAAGTTAAATCCCAAGAAATGCGTTTTCGGCGTCACCTCGGGAAAATTCTTGGGGTATCTGGTTTTTCGCCGGGGAATCGAGATCAATCCCGACAAGGTCAAAGCCATTCAGGACATGTCTCAACCTCGGAACCTCCGAGAAGTCCAGAGGCTAAATGGACGTCTGGCCGCGCTGAACCGCTTCCTATCCCAATCTGCTGAGAAAGCTCTGCCCTTCTTTAAGGTGCTGAAAAAGGCTGACCAATTTGCCTGGACCGAAGAATGCCAGGCCGCCTTCGACAAGCTGAAACAGTACCTGCATCATCTGCCCACTCTCGCTTCACCACGGCCTGAGGAGAAGCTGTATCTATACCTATCCGCGGCCGATGAGGCTGTCAGTGCTGTGCTCATCCGAGATGAGGGCACTCAAATGCCAGTATACTATGTTAGCCGGGCCCTCCGTGAGCCGGAGACTCGGTATACCCAG GACAGACCAGCCCATTCGGCAGATATTGGTGCGTCCCGAGGCTTCCGAACGCCTCACCAAGTGGGCTGTCAATTGGGGGAGTATGATCTGTCCTATGAGCCACGCACCGCCATAAAAGCTCAAGTTCTAGCTGATTTTCTTGCCGAACTCACCTTCACGGAAAGTTCTGAGTCTACCTCCGCCGTAGCCGAAGTGTCCAGCTCACCCTCGTGGACGCTGTACGTGGACGGGTCCTCTAATGGGGATGGCAGCGGAACTGGACTGCTCTTGGAAGGACTTCAGGGAGAAGTGTGCTCGTACGCCCTTCGTTTTGACTTCCCAGCCACCAACAATGAAGCCGAGTACGAGGTCTTGATCGCTGGACTCCAACTAACCCGTAAACTCGGTGCGCAGTGGATACACGTCCGCAGTGACTCCCAACTCGTAGTGTGCCAAGTTCATGGTGAATATGAGGCCAAGGATGAGACCATGCAACGGTATCTCACCAAAGTTCACCAACTTACCGCGCTCTTCCAGTATTTTGAAATCCAAAAAATTCCCCGCTCCCAGAATAGGCGAGCGAACGCTCTGTCCCGGCTGATTTCCACATCATTTTCTGACCTCAACAAGACCGTCTTTGTGGAAGTACTGACCGAGCCGGGATACCTGGAAGAAGTGGCCTACCCCGTCCACTCTGGAGATACTTGGATGAGTCCGTTCATCCTCTTCCTAGGTCAGGGAGTCCTCTCCGAGAACCGAGCCGAGGCGAGCTATATAAGCGAAGTTGCTCGGTACGCCCTCCGCGATGGGGAGCTATATAAGCGCTCCTATTTGGATCCATGGCTGAGGTGCGTTACCCCCGAGGAAGGACGCCAGATCCTCCACGAGATCCACGAGAGCCTATGTGGAGCTCATGTCGACCACAGGATGTTAGCCAAGAAAACTTTGCTTCTTGGATATTTCTGGCCCTCGGTTCAGCAAGACGCCCAAGACCTCGTTCTCGGCTGCCCTTCCTGCCAAGTCCATGCCCCCGAGCACCACTAG
- the LOC113700208 gene encoding pectate lyase-like codes for MGSSELTNCFFLLFFGLASVVPALTTANVFVRDEGALHRFHDLMPLNATIRRELRGRRYRGPCMATNVIDKCWRCDPNWANNRQRLADCAQGFGRAAKGGQGGPIYVVTDPSDDNVAEPRPGTLRHAVIQKGPLWIIFARSMTITLSQELIMQSHKTIDGRGVNVHIAYGAGFTIQFVRNIIIHNVHIHDVKTTSGGMIRDSVDHVGLRTANEGDGISIFGARDVWLDHLSMSKCSDGLIDAVQASTAITISNCHFTDHDKVLLFGASDVTEVDKNMQVTVAFNHFGKRLVQRMPRCRSGFFHLVNNDYTHWEMYAIGGSHDATIISQGNRFIAPPLSQFFKEVTHRDAPVALWSKWTWVSDGDVFLNGARFVPSGNPDGARQFAALELIKAAPGTEVFTLTRFSGFLSCVIGRAC; via the exons ATGGGGTCATCTGAACTCACCAATTGCTTTTTTCTCCTCTTCTTCGGTTTGGCTTCAGTTGTTCCCGCACTGACTACAGCAAATGTATTTGTACGTGATGAAGG GGCTTTACACCGGTTTCATGACTTGATGCCATTGAATGCCACCATCAGAAGAGAGCTAAGGGGAAGGAGATACAGAGGGCCATGCATGGCCACCAACGTGATTGACAAATGCTGGAGATGCGACCCCAACTGGGCTAATAACAGGCAGCGGCTGGCAGATTGTGCCCAAGGTTTCGGCCGCGCTGCCAAGGGTGGCCAAGGTGGCCCAATCTACGTGGTTACTGATCCCTCGGACGATAATGTGGCTGAGCCAAGACCAGGCACCCTCAGGCATGCTGTGATCCAGAAAGGGCCACTGTGGATCATATTTGCTCGAAGCATGACAATTACCCTTTCTCAGGAATTGATCATGCAGAGTCACAAAACAATCGATGGGCGCGGTGTCAATGTCCACATTGCTTATGGCGCTGGTTTCACCATCCAATTTGTGCGGAATATCATCATTCATAATGTTCATATCCACGATGTCAAAACAACATCCGGGGGCATGATCAGGGACTCCGTGGATCATGTTGGCTTAAGGACTGCTAATGAAGGCGATGGAATTAGCATCTTTGGAGCTAGGGATGTTTGGCTTGATCATCTCTCCATGTCTAAATGTTCTGATGGCCTCATCGACGCCGTCCAGGCTTCGACTGCAATCACCATCTCGAATTGCCACTTTACTGATCACGACAAG GTGTTGCTATTCGGTGCCAGCGACGTCACCGAGGTGGATAAGAACATGCAGGTCACAGTTGCATTCAACCATTTTGGCAAGAGACTGGTACAGAGAATGCCAAGGTGCCGATCGGGATTCTTCCATCTAGTTAACAATGACTACACCCATTGGGAAATGTATGCAATTGGTGGAAGCCATGACGCTACAATTATAAGCCAGGGTAACCGTTTCATCGCCCCTCCGctttcacaatttttcaaagaG GTAACGCATAGGGATGCTCCAGTTGCCTTGTGGAGTAAATGGACATGGGTGTCAGATGGAGATGTTTTCTTGAATGGAGCTAGATTTGTACCCTCTGGAAATCCGGACGGAGCTAGGCAATTCGCCGCTCTCGAATTGATCAAAGCAGCTCCGGGGACGGAAGTTTTCACGTTGACAAGATTCTCAGGTTTTCTTAGTTGCGTGATTGGACGGGCCTGCTAG